A window from Citrus sinensis cultivar Valencia sweet orange chromosome 3, DVS_A1.0, whole genome shotgun sequence encodes these proteins:
- the LOC102621964 gene encoding beta-adaptin-like protein B: MSGHDSKYFSTTKKGEIPELKEELNSQYKDKRKDAVKKVIAAMTVGKDVSSLFTDVVNCMQTENLELKKLVYLYLINYAKSQPDLAILAVNTFVKDSQDPNPLIRALAVRTMGCIRVDKITEYLCDPLQRCLKDDDPYVRKTAAICVAKLYDINAELVEDRGFLESLKDLISDNNPMVVANAVAALAEIQENSSRPIFEITSHTLSKLLTALNECTEWGQVFILDALSRYKAADAREAENIVERVTPRLQHANCAVVLSAVKMILQQMELITSTDVVRNLCKKMAPPLVTLLSAEPEIQYVALRNINLIVQRRPTILAHEIKVFFCKYNDPIYVKMEKLEIMIKLASDRNIDQVLLEFKEYATEVDVDFVRKAVRAIGRCAIKLERAAERCISVLLELIKIKVNYVVQEAIIVIKDIFRRYPNTYESIIATLCESLDTLDEPEAKASMIWIIGEYAERIDNADELLESFLESFPEEPAQVQLQLLTATVKLFLKKPTEGPQQMIQVVLNNATVETDNPDLRDRAYIYWRLLSTDPEAAKDVVLAEKPVISDDSNQLDPSLLDELLANIATLSSVYHKPPEAFVTRVKTTASRTDDEDYPNGSEQGYSDAPTHVADEGASPQTSSSNAPYAATRQPAPPPAAPVSPPVPDLLGDLIGLDNSAAIVPADQAAASPVPALPVVLPASTGQGLQIGAELTRQDGQVFYSMLFENNTQTPLDGFMIQFNKNTFGLAAGGALQVPQLQPGTSGRTLLPMVLFQNMSAGPPSSLLQVAVKNNQQPVWYFNDKISLHVLFTEDGRMERGSFLETWRSLPDSNEVLKDLPGVVVSNVEATLDLLAASNMFFIAKRKNANQDVFYFSAKIPPGVPFLIELTTVIGNPGVKCAIKTPNPDIAPLFFEAIETLLKA, translated from the exons atGAGCGGTCACGATTCGAAGTACTTTTCCACGACCAAAAAAGGAGAAATCCCTGAACTCAAAGAAGAGCTCAATTCTCAGTATAAG GATAAGAGAAAAGATGCTGTGAAGAAGGTGATTGCAGCTATGACTGTTGGGAAGGATGTTTCATCATTGTTTACAGATGTAGTGAATTGCATGCAAACGGAAAATTTGGAGCTGAAGAAGCTAGTTTATTTATACCTTATAAATTACGCTAAAAGTCAACCAGACCTAGCCATTTTGGCAGTAAACACATTTGTGAAG GATTCTCAGGACCCAAATCCTTTGATTCGAGCTTTGGCTGTGCGGACAATGGGATGCATTCGTGTTGATAAAATCACAGAATATCTATGTGATCCTCTTCAGAGGTGTCTTAAG GATGATGATCCGTACGTACGCAAGACAGCAGCCATATGTGTTGCCAAACTCTATGACATAAATGCTGAGTTAGTTGAGGATAGGGGCTTTCTAGAATCTCTCAAGGATTTGATATCTGACAACAATCCAATGGTTGTAGCCAATGCTGTGGCAGCACTTGCAGAGATTCAAGAGAATAGTAGTAGACCTATTTTTGAAATCACTAGCCACACACTCTCGAAGCTCCTTACTGCTCTAAATGAATGCACTGA GTGGGGTCAAGTTTTTATATTGGATGCTCTCTCCAGATATAAAGCAGCTGATGCTCGTGAAGCTGAAAATATAGTGGAGAGGGTTACTCCACGACTACAACATGCTAATTGTGCTGTTGTACTTTCAGCTGTTAAg ATGATTCTCCAACAAATGGAACTTATCACCAGTACTGATGTTGTTCGAAACCTTTGCAAAAAGATGGCTCCTCCTCTTGTGACATTACTCTCCGCTGAACCTGAGATACAATATGTTGCATTAAGGAATATCAACCTTATAGTACAAAGGCGCCCTACAATTCTTGCCCATGAAATTAAG GTGTTTTTCTGCAAGTACAATGACCCAATATATGTGAAGATGGAAAAGTTAGAAATCATGATAAAGCTTGCTTCTGACCGAAATATAGATCAG GTACTATTGGAGTTCAAAGAGTATGCCACAGAAGTAGATGTGGACTTTGTCCGAAAGGCTGTTCGTGCTATTGGCCGCTGCGCCATCAAATTAGAGAGAGCAGCTGAACGGTGCATTAGTGTTCTGCTTGAGTTGATCAAGATTAAAGTAAACTATGTGGTTCAAGAGGCTATTATAgttattaaagatatatttAGAAGATACCCTAACAC CTATGAGTCCATTATTGCAACACTCTGTGAGAGCTTGGACACTTTAGATGAGCCTGAGGCTAAG GCATCAATGATTTGGATAATTGGTGAATATGCTGAAAGAATTGACAATGCTGACGAGCTCCTTGAGAGCTTCTTGGAGAGTTTCCCCGAAGAGCCTGCACAAGTCCAGTTGCAATTACTAACGGCAACTGTCAAACTTTTTCTTAAGAAGCCTACTGAAGGTCCACAACAGATGATTCAG GTTGTTTTAAACAATGCTACCGTCGAGACAGACAATCCCGATCTGCGGGATCGTGCTTACATATATTGGCGTCTTCTATCAACTGATCCTGAG GCAGCTAAGGATGTTGTGCTAGCTGAGAAGCCTGTGATCAGCGACGATTCAAACCAACTTGATCCTTCTCTTCTTGATGAGCTTCTTGCAAACATTGCTACATTGTCCTCTGTGTACCACAAACCGCCAGAAGCTTTTGTAACACGTGTGAAGACCACTGCCTCAAGAACTGACGATGAGGACTATCCTAACGGGAGTGAACAGGGTTATTCTGATGCACCTACTCATGTTGCTGATGAGGGAGCATCACCTCAAACTAGTTCAAGTAATGCCCCATATGCTGCAACAAGACAGCCAGCACCTCCTCCAGCTGCTCCTGTGTCTCCTCCAGTGCCTGATTTACTTGGTGATCTGATAGGCTTAGATAATAGTGCTGCCATCGTCCCTGCTGACCAGGCTGCAGCTTCTCCTGT CCCTGCTTTACCTGTTGTGCTACCGGCATCAACTGGACAGGGTCTGCAAATCGGTGCAGAGTTAACAAGACAGGATGGTCAAGTATTTTACAGCATGCTGTTTGAGAACAATACACAGACTCCACTTGATGGGTTCATGATTCAGTTTAACAAGAACACATTTGGTCTTGCAGCTGGTGGAGCCCTTCAG GTGCCACAATTGCAACCGGGAACTTCAGGCAGGACACTGTTGCCAATGGTATTGTTCCAGAATATGTCTGCTGGTCCTCCAAGCTCACTTCTGCAAGTAGCTGTGAAGAATAATCAGCAGCCAGTATGGTACTTCAATGATAAGATCTCTCTTCATGTGCTTTTCACTGAGGATGGGAGAATGGAGAGAGGAAGCTTTCTGGAG ACATGGAGGTCCCTTCCTGATTCCAACGAGGTATTGAAGGACCTTCCAGGGGTTGTGGTGAGCAACGTGGAAGCAACTCTGGATCTGCTGGCTGCATCAAACATGTTCTTTATAGCAAAGCGCAAGAATGCAAACCAGGATGTTTTTTACTTCTCTGCTAAGATCCCTCCTGGTGTACCCTTCTTGATTGAACTCACCACAGTTATTGGAAATCCTGGGGTCAAGTGTGCGATTAAGACTCCAAATCCTGACATTGCACCTCTTTTCTTTGAAGCCATAGAGACACTTCTCAAGGCTTGA
- the LOC102622263 gene encoding serine/arginine-rich splicing factor SR45a-like isoform X3 — protein MAIGFFFKKRKRKKRICSVDYSLRAASPHNSVSPRRGQRSRSLSRSRRSRSRSRSRSPDAANPGNNLYVTGLSTRVTNADLEKFFGGEGKVTECHLVTDPRTRESCGFAFVTMETVEGADRCIKYLNRSVLEGRLITVEKAKRSRGRTPTPGHYHGLREKQRGNGRRRSRSYSPYRYNRDSYSRDRRGRSRSPYGRGRSRSPYGRRDHDLFRRRRERSLSAGSSGYRR, from the exons ATGGCTATaggcttcttttttaaaaaaagaaaaagaaaaaaaagaatttgttctgtTGATTATTCTCTCAGAGCTGCTTCACCACATAATTCTGTTTCACCTCGTAGAGGCCAGAGGTCAAGATCATTATCAAGGTCCAGGCGCAGTCGATCGAG GTCTAGGAGCCGGTCTCCTGATGCTGCGAATCCAGGAAATAACTTGTATGTAACAGGCTTATCCACAAGGGTGACAAATGCTGATCTTGAGAAGTTTTTTGGTGGTGAAGGGAAG GTCACTGAATGCCACTTGGTCACAGATCCTCGCACCAGAGAATCCTGTGGTTTTGCATTTGTTACTATGGAAACTGTTGAGGGTGCTGACCGCTGTATCAAGTACTTAAACCGTTCAGTGCTTGAAGGTCGACTAATCACCGTGGAAAAG GCAAAGAGGAGTCGTGGCAGAACACCAACTCCTGGCCATTATCATGGCTTGAGAGAGAAGCAGCGAG GAAATGGTCGTAGACGTTCTCGTAGCTATTCCCCCTACAGATATAACAGAGATTCTTATTCAAGGGACCGGCGAGGAAGATCACGTTCCCCATATGGTAGAGGAAGATCACGATCCCCATATGGTAGGAGGGACCATGACTTATTTAGGAGACGCAGGGAACGGTCGTTGTCTGCTGGGAGCAGTGGTTACCGTAGGTAG
- the LOC102622263 gene encoding serine/arginine-rich splicing factor SR45a-like isoform X4 has protein sequence MAIGFFFKKRKRKKRICSVDYSLRAASPHNSVSPRRGQRSRSLSRSRRSRSRSRSRSPDAANPGNNLYVTGLSTRVTNADLEKFFGGEGKVTECHLVTDPRTRESCGFAFVTMETVEGADRCIKYLNRSVLEGRLITVEKAKRSRGRTPTPGHYHGLREKQRAALYVHLTT, from the exons ATGGCTATaggcttcttttttaaaaaaagaaaaagaaaaaaaagaatttgttctgtTGATTATTCTCTCAGAGCTGCTTCACCACATAATTCTGTTTCACCTCGTAGAGGCCAGAGGTCAAGATCATTATCAAGGTCCAGGCGCAGTCGATCGAG GTCTAGGAGCCGGTCTCCTGATGCTGCGAATCCAGGAAATAACTTGTATGTAACAGGCTTATCCACAAGGGTGACAAATGCTGATCTTGAGAAGTTTTTTGGTGGTGAAGGGAAG GTCACTGAATGCCACTTGGTCACAGATCCTCGCACCAGAGAATCCTGTGGTTTTGCATTTGTTACTATGGAAACTGTTGAGGGTGCTGACCGCTGTATCAAGTACTTAAACCGTTCAGTGCTTGAAGGTCGACTAATCACCGTGGAAAAG GCAAAGAGGAGTCGTGGCAGAACACCAACTCCTGGCCATTATCATGGCTTGAGAGAGAAGCAGCGAG CTGCACTGTATGTACACTTGACTACTTGA
- the LOC102622263 gene encoding uncharacterized protein LOC102622263 isoform X1, with protein MAIGFFFKKRKRKKRICSVDYSLRAASPHNSVSPRRGQRSRSLSRSRRSRSRSRSRSPDAANPGNNLYVTGLSTRVTNADLEKFFGGEGKVTECHLVTDPRTRESCGFAFVTMETVEGADRCIKYLNRSVLEGRLITVEKVLFTNIFVLQCSVVRVTDLEFSLKVPLQKCCLINFGSRSCMCNFIEFSVRSKQLNLPHHDMCSASTFETHRFKFDCFAGGCKEESWQNTNSWPLSWLEREAARKWS; from the exons ATGGCTATaggcttcttttttaaaaaaagaaaaagaaaaaaaagaatttgttctgtTGATTATTCTCTCAGAGCTGCTTCACCACATAATTCTGTTTCACCTCGTAGAGGCCAGAGGTCAAGATCATTATCAAGGTCCAGGCGCAGTCGATCGAG GTCTAGGAGCCGGTCTCCTGATGCTGCGAATCCAGGAAATAACTTGTATGTAACAGGCTTATCCACAAGGGTGACAAATGCTGATCTTGAGAAGTTTTTTGGTGGTGAAGGGAAG GTCACTGAATGCCACTTGGTCACAGATCCTCGCACCAGAGAATCCTGTGGTTTTGCATTTGTTACTATGGAAACTGTTGAGGGTGCTGACCGCTGTATCAAGTACTTAAACCGTTCAGTGCTTGAAGGTCGACTAATCACCGTGGAAAAGGTATTATTTACCAATATATTTGTCTTACAGTGCTCTGTGGTGAGAGTGACTGATTTAGAGTTTTCTTTGAAAGTTCCCCTTCAGAAATGTTGCCTGATAAATTTTGGCAGCAGGTCTTGTATGTGTAACTTCATCGAATTCAGTGTAAGGTCTAAACAGTTGAACCTTCCTCACCACGACATGTGTTCTGCATCGACATTTGAAACTCATCGATTCAAATTCGACTGTTTTGCCGGGGGTT GCAAAGAGGAGTCGTGGCAGAACACCAACTCCTGGCCATTATCATGGCTTGAGAGAGAAGCAGCGAG GAAATGGTCGTAG
- the LOC102622263 gene encoding uncharacterized protein LOC102622263 isoform X2, giving the protein MAIGFFFKKRKRKKRICSVDYSLRAASPHNSVSPRRGQRSRSLSRSRRSRSRSRSRSPDAANPGNNLYVTGLSTRVTNADLEKFFGGEGKVTECHLVTDPRTRESCGFAFVTMETVEGADRCIKYLNRSVLEGRLITVEKVLFTNIFVLQCSVVRVTDLEFSLKVPLQKCCLINFGSRSCMCNFIEFSVRSKQLNLPHHDMCSASTFETHRFKFDCFAGGKEESWQNTNSWPLSWLEREAARKWS; this is encoded by the exons ATGGCTATaggcttcttttttaaaaaaagaaaaagaaaaaaaagaatttgttctgtTGATTATTCTCTCAGAGCTGCTTCACCACATAATTCTGTTTCACCTCGTAGAGGCCAGAGGTCAAGATCATTATCAAGGTCCAGGCGCAGTCGATCGAG GTCTAGGAGCCGGTCTCCTGATGCTGCGAATCCAGGAAATAACTTGTATGTAACAGGCTTATCCACAAGGGTGACAAATGCTGATCTTGAGAAGTTTTTTGGTGGTGAAGGGAAG GTCACTGAATGCCACTTGGTCACAGATCCTCGCACCAGAGAATCCTGTGGTTTTGCATTTGTTACTATGGAAACTGTTGAGGGTGCTGACCGCTGTATCAAGTACTTAAACCGTTCAGTGCTTGAAGGTCGACTAATCACCGTGGAAAAGGTATTATTTACCAATATATTTGTCTTACAGTGCTCTGTGGTGAGAGTGACTGATTTAGAGTTTTCTTTGAAAGTTCCCCTTCAGAAATGTTGCCTGATAAATTTTGGCAGCAGGTCTTGTATGTGTAACTTCATCGAATTCAGTGTAAGGTCTAAACAGTTGAACCTTCCTCACCACGACATGTGTTCTGCATCGACATTTGAAACTCATCGATTCAAATTCGACTGTTTTGCCGGGG GCAAAGAGGAGTCGTGGCAGAACACCAACTCCTGGCCATTATCATGGCTTGAGAGAGAAGCAGCGAG GAAATGGTCGTAG
- the LOC102623550 gene encoding uncharacterized protein LOC102623550 isoform X1 has product MLEPELCSNRGVLSPFREESGDEELSVLPRHTKVIVTGNNRTKSVLVGLQGVVKKAVGLGGWHWLSRKQNQAFTLFLMSNIPSMNDNVLKNGVEVKLQRNALSVLEHPTGNEVDEDHDFDSSSGSDIGEKDHDFSSSIEFHKLSKPRVRQTRPWVSSASAKLVNRGSYRDVQSIIHRSQPKVNLARLGTDSLRRYCRHYNLANISSDSSREQMLNAVQRHFTSQPKLSEVHVISEFVNAVMKATKRRKPVDRHME; this is encoded by the exons ATGTTGGAGCCTGAATTATGCTCTAATCGCGGGGTTCTCTCGCCTTTCCGAGAAGAAAGCGGCGATGAAGAGCTCTCGGTTCTTCCTCGGCACACCAAAGTTATTGTCACTGGAAACAACAGAACAAAGTCCGTTTTGGTGGGATTGCAAGGTGTGGTTAAGAAGGCTGTTGGCCTTGGTGGTTGGCACTGGCTG AGTCGTAAACAGAACCAAGCTTTTACCCTCTTTCTCATGTCTAATATTCCCAGCATGAATGACAAC GTTCTTAAAAACGGGGTGGAAGTTAAGCTGCAAAGGAATGCATTGAGTGTGCTGGAACATCCCACAGGGAATGAAGTGGATGAAGATCACGATTTTGATTCTAGCAGTGGCTCGGACATTGGTGAAAAGGATCATGATTTCT CCAGTAGCATTGAGTTTCATAAATTGAGCAAGCCAAGAGTTCGTCAAACAAGGCCATGGGTGTCGTCTGCATCAGCAAAGTTGGTTAATCGTGGGAGTTACAGAGATGTTCAATCCATTATCCACAGATCTCAACCG AAGGTGAACTTGGCCCGACTTGGAACAGATTCGTTAAGGAGATACTGCAGACACTACAACCTT GCAAACATCAGTTCTGATTCATCAAGGGAGCAAATGCTCAACGCTGTGCAGCGGCATTTTACATCACAG CCAAAACTCTCGGAGGTGCATGTGATTTCTGAATTTGTAAATGCAGTCATGAAAGCAACAAAGAGGCGGAAACCGGTTGACAGACATATGGAGTGA
- the LOC102623550 gene encoding uncharacterized protein LOC102623550 isoform X2, translating to MLEPELCSNRGVLSPFREESGDEELSVLPRHTKVIVTGNNRTKSVLVGLQGVVKKAVGLGGWHWLVLKNGVEVKLQRNALSVLEHPTGNEVDEDHDFDSSSGSDIGEKDHDFSSSIEFHKLSKPRVRQTRPWVSSASAKLVNRGSYRDVQSIIHRSQPKVNLARLGTDSLRRYCRHYNLANISSDSSREQMLNAVQRHFTSQPKLSEVHVISEFVNAVMKATKRRKPVDRHME from the exons ATGTTGGAGCCTGAATTATGCTCTAATCGCGGGGTTCTCTCGCCTTTCCGAGAAGAAAGCGGCGATGAAGAGCTCTCGGTTCTTCCTCGGCACACCAAAGTTATTGTCACTGGAAACAACAGAACAAAGTCCGTTTTGGTGGGATTGCAAGGTGTGGTTAAGAAGGCTGTTGGCCTTGGTGGTTGGCACTGGCTG GTTCTTAAAAACGGGGTGGAAGTTAAGCTGCAAAGGAATGCATTGAGTGTGCTGGAACATCCCACAGGGAATGAAGTGGATGAAGATCACGATTTTGATTCTAGCAGTGGCTCGGACATTGGTGAAAAGGATCATGATTTCT CCAGTAGCATTGAGTTTCATAAATTGAGCAAGCCAAGAGTTCGTCAAACAAGGCCATGGGTGTCGTCTGCATCAGCAAAGTTGGTTAATCGTGGGAGTTACAGAGATGTTCAATCCATTATCCACAGATCTCAACCG AAGGTGAACTTGGCCCGACTTGGAACAGATTCGTTAAGGAGATACTGCAGACACTACAACCTT GCAAACATCAGTTCTGATTCATCAAGGGAGCAAATGCTCAACGCTGTGCAGCGGCATTTTACATCACAG CCAAAACTCTCGGAGGTGCATGTGATTTCTGAATTTGTAAATGCAGTCATGAAAGCAACAAAGAGGCGGAAACCGGTTGACAGACATATGGAGTGA